From the Acidobacteriota bacterium genome, one window contains:
- a CDS encoding thiamine pyrophosphate-binding protein produces MGRCTVAEELLDRFHRSGTGVIFAVPGAQVDPLLVAAARDGRFRLVLASHEQGAGYMADGYARMTGGPAVAVAINGPGATNFVTAAVTARIDRSPVLFLTGDSPSGLRGCGCFQGSDALAGNAILRAAVGDSVQATRPAALEAALDRFERRLGSAPRPLHLNVPVDLLAAACAPLFFADAGPSTEEAETGHGADAGPLPPDPGEKSVLLVGEEVRTPAEMSACARLAEDFDVPVACTFGAKRVHSLLPERLRLGVFGYAGGPRAYRALLDPGIESLFVIGAPLDERNTAAWHPDFFHPGRNVCRFSADPESRRRAPRPVTEIAAGPMEALRLLRGHWDRPPGPCPQRRRRRSDWCLDLQRHPLEPAVPASGAFTMSRVVLAMREVLPPDSILFLDSGDHRIHAGFFWWPDAEGMLATSPQYGAMGWAIGAAIGASFAAGDRPVWVITGDGCMQMHGLEMAVAARYRRRVVFLVSNNRAYGRIAARMRAEPPGVREAVSALPEISWTGLAESTGVRAHAVASAGELRGALAAAAAHDGPSLVEMMTEPDESPLFEPAVFTSCLPGVYGERVQALRRPTGRT; encoded by the coding sequence ATGGGGCGTTGCACCGTTGCGGAGGAGCTGCTGGACCGGTTTCACCGGTCGGGCACGGGCGTCATTTTTGCCGTCCCCGGTGCGCAGGTGGACCCCCTGCTCGTGGCAGCGGCGCGCGACGGGCGCTTCCGGCTGGTCCTGGCCTCGCACGAGCAGGGGGCGGGCTACATGGCCGACGGCTACGCCCGCATGACGGGCGGGCCGGCCGTGGCGGTGGCCATCAACGGGCCGGGGGCCACCAATTTCGTCACCGCCGCCGTCACGGCGCGGATCGACCGCAGCCCGGTCCTGTTTCTGACCGGCGACTCCCCGTCGGGGCTCCGGGGTTGCGGCTGCTTTCAGGGCTCGGATGCCCTCGCCGGCAACGCCATCCTGCGGGCCGCCGTGGGGGATTCGGTCCAAGCCACCCGACCGGCCGCGCTCGAGGCCGCCCTCGACCGGTTCGAGCGGAGGCTCGGGTCGGCCCCCCGCCCGCTGCACCTGAACGTTCCGGTCGATCTCCTTGCCGCTGCCTGCGCCCCCCTTTTCTTCGCCGACGCGGGCCCAAGCACCGAAGAGGCTGAAACCGGTCACGGGGCGGATGCCGGGCCGCTCCCCCCCGATCCCGGTGAGAAGAGCGTCCTGCTGGTCGGGGAGGAGGTGCGCACGCCCGCGGAGATGAGCGCATGCGCGCGCCTCGCCGAGGATTTCGACGTCCCGGTGGCCTGCACCTTCGGGGCCAAGAGGGTGCACTCCCTCCTCCCCGAGCGGCTGCGCCTCGGCGTCTTCGGCTACGCGGGGGGTCCCAGGGCCTACCGCGCCCTGCTCGATCCCGGGATCGAATCGCTGTTTGTCATAGGCGCGCCCCTGGACGAGCGGAACACGGCCGCCTGGCACCCCGATTTCTTCCACCCCGGCCGGAACGTCTGCCGCTTCAGCGCCGACCCGGAGAGCCGCAGGCGCGCCCCGCGCCCCGTCACCGAGATCGCGGCCGGGCCGATGGAGGCACTCCGGCTCCTGCGCGGGCACTGGGACCGTCCCCCCGGCCCGTGCCCCCAGCGGCGCCGCCGGCGCAGCGACTGGTGCCTCGATCTGCAGCGGCACCCCCTCGAGCCCGCCGTCCCCGCCTCGGGGGCCTTCACCATGAGCCGGGTCGTCCTCGCCATGCGGGAGGTCCTGCCGCCCGATTCCATTCTCTTTCTCGATTCCGGCGATCACCGCATCCACGCCGGCTTCTTCTGGTGGCCGGACGCGGAAGGGATGCTGGCCACCTCCCCGCAGTACGGCGCCATGGGGTGGGCGATCGGAGCGGCCATCGGCGCCTCCTTCGCCGCCGGGGACCGGCCCGTCTGGGTGATCACCGGGGACGGCTGCATGCAGATGCACGGCCTCGAGATGGCCGTGGCGGCCCGCTACCGCCGGCGCGTCGTCTTCCTCGTGAGCAACAACCGGGCCTATGGCCGGATAGCGGCCCGGATGCGGGCGGAGCCGCCCGGGGTGAGGGAAGCGGTCTCGGCCCTCCCCGAAATTTCCTGGACCGGTCTGGCCGAAAGCACCGGGGTCCGGGCGCACGCGGTCGCCTCGGCCGGGGAACTGCGCGGGGCGCTTGCGGCCGCGGCCGCCCACGACGGGCCCTCGCTCGTGGAAATGATGACGGAACCTGACGAAAGCCCCCTCTTCGAGCCGGCGGTCTTCACCTCCTGCCTTCCGGGAGTCTACGGCGAGCGCGTCCAGGCACTCCGGCGGCCCACCGGACGAACGTAA